From one Streptococcus oralis genomic stretch:
- a CDS encoding ABC transporter ATP-binding protein — translation MKKLISLKNICRSYRNGDQELQVLKNISLEVHEGEFVAIMGPSGSGKSTLMNTIGMLDTPTSGEYYLEGQEVAGLGEKQLAKVRNQQIGFVFQQFFLLSKLNALQNVELPLIYAGVSTSKRRKLAEEFLEKVELTERSHHLPSELSGGQKQRVAIARALVNNPSIILADEPTGALDTKTGNQIMQLLVELNKEGKTIIMVTHEPEIAAYAKRQIVIRDGVISSDSAPVEKEEN, via the coding sequence ATGAAGAAACTAATTAGTCTCAAAAATATCTGTAGAAGTTATCGAAATGGTGACCAAGAACTGCAGGTCCTTAAAAATATCAGTCTAGAAGTTCATGAAGGTGAGTTTGTTGCCATTATGGGACCATCTGGTTCTGGTAAGTCTACCTTGATGAATACCATCGGAATGTTGGATACACCAACCAGTGGAGAGTACTATCTTGAAGGTCAAGAAGTTGCAGGTCTTGGAGAGAAACAACTGGCCAAGGTCCGCAACCAGCAAATCGGCTTTGTCTTTCAGCAGTTCTTTCTCTTGTCCAAACTCAATGCGCTTCAAAATGTCGAATTGCCCTTGATTTACGCTGGTGTTTCGACTTCAAAACGACGGAAATTGGCTGAGGAATTTCTGGAAAAGGTTGAGCTAACGGAGCGCAGTCATCATTTGCCTTCCGAGTTATCAGGTGGTCAAAAGCAACGTGTAGCGATTGCGCGTGCCTTGGTAAACAATCCATCTATCATCCTAGCTGACGAACCGACAGGAGCCTTGGATACCAAGACAGGAAATCAAATCATGCAACTGTTGGTGGAGTTGAACAAGGAAGGGAAAACCATTATCATGGTCACGCATGAACCTGAGATTGCTGCCTATGCCAAACGCCAGATTGTCATTCGCGATGGTGTTATCTCATCAGACAGCGCCCCAGTAGAAAAGGAGGAAAACTAA
- a CDS encoding ABC transporter permease — MQNLKFAFSSIMAHKMRSFLTMIGIIIGVSSVVVIMALGDSMSRQVNKNMTKSQKDIHVFFSPIKSKDGSFTQKQSALTVSGKEEDVYVEPPKPLESWVKEAAKLKGVDSYYVTNSTNVTLSYKDKKVERATLTGGNSTYMNAVENEIVAGRSLRPQDYKEFASVILLDEELAKSLFDSPEAAVNQVISVNEFSYRVIGVYTSNEAKTAKAFGIGGLPITTNISLAANFNTDEISNIVFRVNDTSLTQTLGPELARKLTEIAGLQQGEYQVADATAAFQEVQQLFGFMTTVISAIAGISLFVGGTGVMNIMLVSVTERTREIGLRKALGATRANILVQFLIESMILTLLGGVIGLVSAAGLTMLAGILLQNMIAGIEVGVSLPIALFSLAVSASVGMIFGVLPANKASKLDPIEALRYE; from the coding sequence ATGCAGAATCTGAAATTTGCCTTTTCATCCATCATGGCTCATAAGATGCGTTCCTTTCTGACCATGATTGGGATTATCATCGGAGTTTCGTCTGTCGTCGTCATCATGGCTCTGGGAGACTCCATGTCTCGTCAGGTCAATAAAAACATGACCAAATCGCAGAAGGATATTCATGTCTTTTTCTCTCCTATCAAGAGCAAGGACGGCTCCTTTACGCAGAAACAATCCGCTTTGACGGTCAGTGGGAAAGAAGAGGATGTTTATGTTGAACCACCAAAACCACTGGAGTCTTGGGTCAAGGAGGCTGCTAAACTCAAAGGAGTAGACAGTTACTATGTCACCAACTCGACTAACGTTACCCTGTCTTATAAGGATAAGAAGGTTGAACGAGCGACTTTGACTGGTGGAAATAGCACCTACATGAACGCAGTTGAAAATGAGATCGTTGCTGGTAGAAGTCTAAGACCACAAGACTACAAGGAATTTGCCAGTGTGATTTTATTGGATGAAGAACTAGCCAAGAGTTTGTTTGATAGTCCAGAAGCTGCGGTTAATCAAGTCATCTCTGTCAATGAATTTAGTTACCGTGTGATTGGCGTTTATACAAGTAATGAAGCTAAAACTGCTAAAGCTTTTGGGATTGGTGGTCTTCCAATTACGACCAATATCTCTCTCGCAGCTAATTTTAATACTGATGAAATCTCGAACATCGTCTTTCGTGTCAATGATACTAGTCTAACGCAGACCTTGGGTCCAGAGTTGGCTCGAAAACTGACTGAGATTGCAGGTCTTCAACAAGGGGAGTACCAAGTTGCGGATGCAACTGCCGCCTTCCAAGAGGTACAACAACTATTTGGATTTATGACCACTGTTATCAGTGCCATTGCAGGGATTTCACTCTTTGTTGGTGGTACAGGTGTTATGAATATCATGTTGGTTTCTGTGACAGAACGTACGCGTGAGATTGGCCTGCGTAAGGCTCTTGGAGCTACACGGGCTAATATCTTAGTACAGTTTTTGATTGAATCTATGATTTTGACCTTGCTAGGTGGTGTCATTGGTCTAGTAAGTGCAGCAGGCTTAACAATGTTAGCGGGTATCCTATTGCAAAATATGATTGCAGGTATCGAAGTTGGGGTTTCCCTCCCAATTGCTCTCTTTAGCTTAGCTGTGTCAGCTAGCGTTGGTATGATTTTCGGAGTCTTGCCGGCCAATAAAGCCTCTAAGCTTGATCCAATAGAAGCCCTTCGCTATGAATAA
- the metG gene encoding methionine--tRNA ligase — MSEKNFYITTPIYYPSGKLHIGSAYTTIACDVLARYKRLMGYDVFYLTGLDEHGQKIQQKAEEAGITPQAYVDGMAVGVKELWKLLDISYDKFIRTTDDYHEKVVADVFERLLAQDDIYLGEYSGWYSVSDEEFFTESQLAEVFRDEAGNVTGGIAPSGHEVEWVSEESYFLRLSKYQDRLVEFFKSHPDFITPDGRLNEMLRNFIEPGLEDLAVSRTTFTWGVPVPSNPKHVVYVWIDALLNYATALGYGQDDHANYDKFWNGTVFHMVGKDILRFHSIYWPILLMMLDMKLPDRLIAHGWFVMKDGKMSKSKGNVVYPEMLVERYGLDPLRYYLMRSLPVGSDGTFTPEDYVGRINYELANDLGNLLNRTVSMINKYFDGQIPAYVEGVTEFDNALAEVAEQSISDYHTHMEAVDYPRALEAVWTLISRTNKYIDETAPWVLAKDEEHRDQLASVMSHLAASLRVVAHMIEPFVMETSRAVLAQLGLAEVSSLENLSLADFPSGVTVVAKGTPIFPRLDMEEEIAYIKEQMEGNKPAVEKEWNPDEVELKLNKDEIKFEDFDKVEIRVAEVKEVSKVEGSDKLLQFRLDAGDGQDRQILSGIAKYYPNEQDLVGKKVQIVANLKPRKMMKKYVSQGMILSAEHDGKLTLLTVDPAVPNGSVIG, encoded by the coding sequence ATGTCTGAAAAGAATTTTTATATTACAACACCGATTTACTATCCATCTGGTAAACTTCATATCGGTTCTGCCTACACAACCATCGCTTGTGATGTCCTAGCTCGTTACAAACGCCTCATGGGCTACGATGTCTTTTATTTGACAGGTCTGGATGAGCATGGTCAAAAGATTCAACAGAAAGCGGAAGAAGCTGGCATCACACCTCAAGCCTATGTTGACGGCATGGCAGTTGGTGTCAAAGAACTCTGGAAATTACTCGATATCTCATACGATAAATTTATCCGTACAACTGATGACTACCATGAAAAAGTTGTAGCCGATGTCTTTGAAAGACTCTTAGCCCAAGATGATATCTACTTGGGTGAATACTCTGGCTGGTATTCAGTCTCAGATGAGGAATTCTTTACAGAAAGCCAGCTTGCGGAAGTTTTCCGTGATGAAGCTGGTAATGTAACTGGCGGTATTGCTCCATCAGGACATGAAGTGGAGTGGGTTTCTGAAGAGTCTTACTTCCTTCGCCTCAGCAAATACCAAGACCGTTTGGTTGAATTTTTCAAATCGCACCCTGACTTCATCACTCCAGATGGTCGTCTTAATGAAATGTTGCGTAACTTCATCGAGCCAGGTTTGGAAGACTTAGCGGTTTCTCGTACAACCTTTACATGGGGTGTGCCAGTCCCATCCAATCCAAAACACGTTGTCTACGTTTGGATTGATGCCCTTCTCAACTATGCGACTGCTCTTGGTTACGGTCAAGACGATCATGCTAACTATGATAAATTCTGGAATGGAACGGTCTTCCACATGGTCGGAAAAGACATTCTTCGATTCCACTCAATCTACTGGCCAATTCTTCTCATGATGTTGGATATGAAATTGCCAGACCGCTTGATTGCCCATGGTTGGTTCGTTATGAAAGACGGCAAGATGTCTAAGTCTAAGGGGAATGTCGTTTACCCTGAAATGCTAGTAGAACGTTATGGACTGGATCCACTTCGTTACTACCTCATGCGTAGCCTTCCAGTCGGTTCAGACGGAACCTTCACTCCAGAAGACTATGTAGGCCGTATCAACTATGAATTAGCAAATGATCTTGGAAACCTCCTTAACCGTACGGTTTCCATGATTAACAAGTATTTTGATGGGCAAATCCCTGCCTATGTAGAGGGTGTAACAGAGTTTGATAATGCTCTTGCTGAGGTTGCAGAACAATCTATCTCTGACTACCATACACACATGGAAGCCGTTGATTACCCACGTGCTTTAGAAGCAGTCTGGACACTTATCTCACGTACCAACAAATACATCGATGAGACAGCCCCATGGGTCTTGGCTAAGGATGAAGAGCACCGTGACCAATTGGCAAGTGTGATGAGTCACTTAGCAGCTAGCCTTCGTGTCGTAGCTCACATGATTGAGCCATTTGTGATGGAAACTAGTCGCGCCGTATTGGCACAACTTGGTCTAGCAGAAGTTTCTAGCCTAGAAAACTTGAGCTTGGCTGATTTCCCTTCAGGTGTGACTGTTGTTGCCAAAGGAACACCAATCTTCCCACGTCTCGACATGGAAGAAGAGATTGCCTATATCAAAGAACAAATGGAAGGTAACAAACCAGCAGTCGAAAAAGAATGGAATCCAGATGAAGTTGAACTCAAACTCAACAAGGATGAAATCAAGTTTGAAGACTTTGACAAGGTTGAGATCCGTGTCGCAGAAGTCAAAGAAGTGTCTAAAGTGGAAGGTTCTGATAAGTTGCTCCAATTCCGCCTAGATGCTGGTGATGGTCAAGACCGTCAAATCCTCTCAGGAATAGCTAAATACTATCCAAACGAACAAGACTTGGTCGGCAAGAAAGTCCAAATCGTTGCCAACCTCAAACCACGTAAGATGATGAAGAAATATGTCAGTCAAGGGATGATTCTCTCAGCTGAACATGATGGCAAATTAACCCTTCTCACAGTGGATCCAGCTGTACCAAATGGAAGTGTGATTGGGTAA
- a CDS encoding DNA topology modulation protein, producing the protein MKIAIIGYSGAGKSTLAEKLSNYYSIPKLHMDTLQFQPGWQDSDREWMLGELKNFLTKHEAWVIDGNYSWCCYEERMLEADQIIFLNFPPWTCLFRAFKRYLTYRRKVRESMAAGCPERFDWEFIRWILWDGRTKNAKERYQRVQETYLEKVIVLQSQKEIDHFLDNLVHNKKNQRA; encoded by the coding sequence ATGAAAATCGCAATTATAGGATATTCCGGAGCAGGCAAGTCAACCCTAGCTGAAAAATTATCAAACTACTACTCCATCCCCAAACTGCATATGGATACACTCCAATTTCAACCTGGTTGGCAAGACAGTGACCGCGAATGGATGCTGGGCGAGTTGAAAAACTTTCTCACAAAGCATGAAGCTTGGGTTATCGATGGCAACTACTCTTGGTGTTGCTATGAAGAAAGAATGCTGGAAGCTGACCAAATTATCTTTCTCAACTTTCCACCATGGACTTGTCTCTTTCGAGCCTTTAAACGGTATCTCACATATCGACGCAAGGTCAGAGAAAGTATGGCTGCAGGTTGCCCTGAACGCTTTGACTGGGAGTTTATCCGATGGATTCTCTGGGATGGACGGACAAAGAATGCCAAAGAACGTTATCAACGGGTTCAAGAAACCTATCTAGAGAAAGTAATTGTCCTCCAGTCTCAAAAGGAGATAGACCACTTCTTAGATAATCTCGTACATAACAAGAAAAACCAACGTGCCTAA
- the rpsT gene encoding 30S ribosomal protein S20 — translation MANIKSAIKRAELNVKHNEKNSAQKSAMRTAIKAFEANPSEELFRAASSAIDKAETKGLIHKNKASRDKARLSAKLAK, via the coding sequence TTGGCAAACATTAAATCAGCTATCAAACGCGCTGAATTGAACGTTAAACACAACGAAAAAAACTCAGCTCAAAAATCAGCTATGCGTACTGCTATCAAAGCTTTCGAAGCAAACCCTTCTGAAGAACTTTTCCGTGCTGCTAGCTCAGCTATCGACAAAGCAGAAACTAAAGGTTTGATTCATAAAAACAAAGCAAGCCGCGATAAAGCTCGTCTTTCAGCTAAACTTGCTAAATAA
- the coaA gene encoding type I pantothenate kinase has product MTNEFLHFEKISRQTWQSLHRKTTPPLTEEELESIKSFNDQISLQDVTDIYLPLAHLIQIYKRTKEDLAFSKGIFLQRESKSQPFIIGVSGSVAVGKSTTSRLMQILLSRTVTDATVELVTTDGFLYPNQTLMDQDILNRKGFPESYDMEALLDFLDRLKNGQDVDIPVYSHEVYDIVPGEKQRVKAADFVIVEGINVFQNPQNERLYITDFFDFSIYVDAAVEDIESWYLDRFLKLLSFAQNDPNSYYHRFTQMPIGEVEAFAHQVWTSINLTNLQNYIEPTRNRAEVILHKTKNHEIDEIYLKK; this is encoded by the coding sequence ATGACCAACGAATTTTTACATTTTGAAAAAATCAGTCGCCAGACTTGGCAATCTTTACATCGAAAGACAACACCTCCTTTGACAGAAGAGGAACTAGAATCCATAAAGAGTTTCAATGACCAGATTAGTCTGCAAGATGTGACAGATATTTATTTACCTTTAGCTCATCTCATCCAAATTTACAAACGCACCAAAGAGGATTTAGCCTTTTCTAAGGGGATTTTTCTCCAAAGAGAGAGTAAATCTCAACCCTTCATTATTGGAGTTTCAGGAAGTGTAGCTGTAGGAAAATCAACAACTAGCCGACTTATGCAAATCCTTCTCTCTCGTACAGTTACTGATGCTACTGTAGAATTGGTGACAACTGACGGCTTTCTCTATCCCAATCAAACCTTGATGGACCAAGATATCTTAAATCGCAAAGGTTTTCCTGAAAGTTATGATATGGAAGCTTTACTGGATTTTCTTGATCGCCTAAAGAATGGACAAGATGTCGATATTCCTGTCTATTCTCATGAAGTGTATGACATCGTTCCTGGAGAGAAACAACGTGTCAAAGCTGCTGACTTTGTTATTGTCGAAGGCATCAATGTCTTTCAAAACCCTCAAAATGAGCGCCTTTACATCACTGATTTCTTTGATTTCTCCATCTATGTGGATGCTGCTGTCGAGGACATTGAAAGTTGGTATCTGGATCGTTTCTTGAAACTACTCAGCTTTGCCCAAAATGACCCCAACAGCTACTACCACCGTTTTACACAAATGCCAATTGGAGAAGTTGAAGCCTTTGCACACCAGGTTTGGACCAGCATTAATCTCACAAATCTACAAAACTATATCGAACCAACAAGGAATCGCGCCGAGGTCATTCTCCACAAGACTAAAAACCATGAAATCGATGAAATTTACCTAAAAAAATAA
- a CDS encoding class I SAM-dependent methyltransferase: protein MSKMYYAENPDAAHDIHELRVELLGENMTFLTDAGVFSKKMVDFGSQLLLKCLEVNEGETVLDVGCGYGPLGLSLAKAYGVQATMVDINNRALNLARQNAERNKVEVAIFQSNIYEQVEGKFDHVISNPPIRAGKQVVHEIIEKSRDFLKDGGDLTIVIQKKQGAPSARNKMEDVFGNCEIVKKDKGYYILRSVKE, encoded by the coding sequence ATGAGTAAAATGTATTATGCAGAAAATCCTGACGCTGCTCACGACATTCATGAGTTGAGAGTGGAGTTGTTGGGAGAAAACATGACCTTTTTGACGGATGCGGGTGTTTTTAGCAAGAAAATGGTTGACTTTGGGAGTCAGCTTTTGCTCAAGTGCCTAGAGGTCAATGAAGGAGAGACGGTCCTTGATGTGGGTTGTGGTTATGGGCCATTGGGTTTGTCATTGGCCAAGGCTTATGGAGTTCAAGCAACCATGGTTGATATCAATAATCGTGCCTTGAACCTAGCGCGACAAAATGCTGAACGAAATAAAGTAGAAGTAGCAATTTTCCAATCCAATATCTATGAACAAGTTGAAGGGAAATTTGACCATGTTATTTCCAATCCGCCGATTCGAGCGGGCAAACAGGTTGTTCATGAGATTATCGAAAAGAGCAGAGATTTCTTGAAAGACGGAGGAGATTTAACCATCGTCATTCAGAAAAAACAAGGAGCTCCAAGTGCTAGAAATAAGATGGAAGACGTTTTTGGAAATTGTGAAATCGTAAAGAAAGATAAGGGATATTATATCCTTAGAAGTGTGAAAGAATGA